The sequence below is a genomic window from Takifugu flavidus isolate HTHZ2018 chromosome 11, ASM371156v2, whole genome shotgun sequence.
TGTCAGCTTTTGCTTTGGTGCGCTCCCTGCGGTACCTGTACAGAAGACTTCTGAGGCTActggggaggagagcagagtcTGAGGTCGAGGACCTGTGGGACGACAGTGCCAATGATTCCCTGGCTACGGCTGCAGCAGGGATGGAGAACCAACCAGTCAAATCCTGgccaatctttctttttttcgcTGTTGTTTTGGGGGGACCCTATCTCATATGGAAGCTATtgagctccagctctgactctGAAGACACCGGTAAGACTGGAATCCAATATTCTGCACTTTGTTTAGCCCAAGAGCAGGTTGATTGCACTGTTGTTTGTTCATCACCTTGTCTGAGAAGTATCTATTGACATACTTATTAATATCTCGGCCTCTGTACACTATGAAAATGGATTTGAAATGAAACGGCTGATACATGACATTTAGTCTCGCAGTTACACaatcttttgttttcttcatttagCCACTAACTGGGCCAGTGGAGAGGATGACCACGTCGTCGCTAGAGCAGAATATGACTTCTCGGCCGCGTCGGAGGAGGAAATTTCTCTGCGTGCTGGAGATTTGATGAACCTTGCCCCTAAAGGTGAGATTTCACTGCCCGGTTTTACAGTAATAATCCCACTTGGTGTCACACTGTTTGTTATGTTTTCTTGTTTAGGTCTTGGAACTTTAAAGTGATTGTTTTTTGAAATGCACaagactaaaataaaaataaaaaatcttatGTACTGGTatttaaaaagttattttaaaatcattaCAAGTTAAGTAATGGTCACGACCCTGGTAAAGCTTTTCTGCACACTATATTTCAGAATACTATGCTAATTATGTCTCCTATGTAGTTTGAATATCTCTGTTGTTGATATGTTTATTATTCTGTCTCGTGTCAGAGCAACAGCCCAGGGTGCGAGGCTGGCTGCTGGCCAGTGTTGATGGGCAAACCACAGGACTTGTTCCAGCCAACTATGTCAAGATCCTTGGAAAGAGGAGAGGTCGTAAAcatgcagagatggagaagcTTGCTCAGGTCCAGCAGGATGACAGGCAGGCCCTCCAGACACGTCCTGCTGCAGACCCTCAGTTACAGCTTGGCCAAGACTTCAGCTCAGGTTTCAACTTCGCCCCCCCCTCTGCAGCCCcctcagaggagctgctggaatcGGTGTATGCAGAAACACCCAGCACCAGACAAGCAAACCTGGACCAAGAGGACTGACCTGCCATGCTTGGGAATggatgaatgaaaaaaaatatgtatgtgtgtgtgtgtgtgtgtgtgtgtgtgtgtatatatgcaATTGTGATAAAAATATTTGGGATTTAGGATTTGAATTGTTAAAATGTCTACC
It includes:
- the pex13 gene encoding peroxisome biogenesis factor 13, translated to MDSQAPPKPWERRIPGAMSVPLNYRSVNIAPQGGPHPAAVPPVLTRMAPPVPPRQGQQTYRPSYSSFPSSYSPYGSSVYSGYSPYTYGGGYGLGGYNRLPHNEEIAPSRFVQQAEESSRGAFQSIESIVQAFASVSMMMDATFSAVYNSFRAVLDVANHLTRLRAHLTRVLSAFALVRSLRYLYRRLLRLLGRRAESEVEDLWDDSANDSLATAAAGMENQPVKSWPIFLFFAVVLGGPYLIWKLLSSSSDSEDTATNWASGEDDHVVARAEYDFSAASEEEISLRAGDLMNLAPKEQQPRVRGWLLASVDGQTTGLVPANYVKILGKRRGRKHAEMEKLAQVQQDDRQALQTRPAADPQLQLGQDFSSGFNFAPPSAAPSEELLESVYAETPSTRQANLDQED